Sequence from the Penaeus chinensis breed Huanghai No. 1 chromosome 5, ASM1920278v2, whole genome shotgun sequence genome:
GGCCGGTGTTTACTTGCAAAAGTGGAAGACCGGTCACGAACCGGGAACTTTGCGACTGCAAagaacacacacgcccgcacgcacacacacacacacacacacacacacacacacacacacacacacacacacacacacacacacacacacacactcagacacacataagcatacatatattatgttctTTCCTTAATTCATGTAAGAATCATGCTTGATTTCAAAGCTTAAGATTATCATtcagaatttattattattatgttacattctctttatatctatacaaGCACATGAACAGCAAGTTTATATTAGTCCGCAGACGGgtacatatttagatacatgtatttctgtaaACATACCATTTTCGTTTTCCTTATATAATTTGGTTAATCTTACTCATCATGAAACTTGAGCTGAATAATCAGTGACATTAAGCCTTATTTAACCTGGTGCTTAACAGTGTGAAGAACCTCATTCGAAATCGGCTTATTAtaatcaatagtgaattgtggAACTATAGCGAATCCCATCTTAAGAAAAGCAAAACCGTCAATCCATCCCAGACTAGGGACCACTCCGatttgccttctctttcttttatcattaaaaataattccAATCAGGTGACTCTTAATACTTGTGTTTATGTAATATGGCTGGAGTTACACAATACTTGCATTGCTTCTTACTACTTTTCTCCAGAGTCTAGGACTGGTTGCTAGTgtttcctttcctgagattggGCAATGGATCTCAGTGTTTTGGTCTCCTGAGGAAGAGCAATACTATCAGTGAAGAAACAATGAGGTGGAATCCCGGCAGACGAGAATGTCGATCCCCTTGTAAACGGCTGTGCTTTTTCATTAGATATGGATTGACTTCTTTCCTTGCTGTTACTTTCAATTCGTCATTATTTCAAGGCCTTCCGGttgcttcccttttcctttctgtaaTGAAAACTTGATTTATAACAAAGTGTTTTTCAAACTCCTCTCTAGTTTATATTCTCTTGCAAGACCAGCAACACAACAAAAACGATCACACACAATCATGTATATTTACCGGTGTATGAATAAAGTAACAAGAGAGTGggagtttccatatatatatatatatatatatatatatatacacatatatatacatacgtacatacgtacatagatacatatatctatatctatatatctctatctatctatatatctatctatctctatatatatatgtgtgtgtgattatatgtatatatagatatatagatagaggtagagatatatagatatagatatatgtatgtatgtacgtatgtatgtatatatatgtatgtatatatatatacatacatacatacatatgtacatacatatatctatatctatctatctctctctctctatatatatatatatatatatatatatatatatttatatatatatatatatatatatatatatatatatatgtatatatgtaattgtacgtatatatatgtgtatatatatatgtatatagatagatagatttatgtatatatatgcgtatatatgcatatatatatgtctgtgtgtatacacacacaaaaacacacacacacacacacacacacacacacacacacacacacacacacacacacacacacacacacaaacacacacacacacatatatatatatatatatatatatatatatatatatatatgtatatatatatgcatatagatagatagatagatatatgtatatatatgcgtatatatgcatatatatatatatatatatatatatatgtgtgtgtgtgtgtgtgtgtgtgtgtgtgtgtgtgtgtgtgtgtgtgtgtgcgcgcgcgcgtgtgtgtgtgtgtgtgtgtgtgtgtgtgtgtgtgtgtgtgtgtcacacacacacacatatataaatataaataaatatacatatatatatttgtgtacgagaattacaaaaaaggagagataagactCACCAAGGAACTCTCTGACCTCTTGTACATTACAGCTGCCCCTTGTGATAACGTAGTATTTGACATCGACGAACCTGTTGGAAACCAAGGCAGGTCTGATTCTATACGTAAATATGCTTGGTATAGATGACAACATGATGAAATCGACCCCAGGCAAGTTAGGCAGGggtaaaaaaaacatgatttcgCAAAAAAAAGTGTTTCCTTACTCTCTCGGAAGCATTCTCGAGACCTGCTTCGCTTTcaaatttatgtattcattagTATTTCCTCGGCGGTAGAAATGTTGCTTCTCCAAAGGATTCCCTGCCTCGCTGCCAAAGCTCACTTTCCTTTCCAGGCACGCGGAGTCGGGAAACTTATCCTTGAGTTCGGCCATCGCCTCTTTCTGACaataaaatatctatttataatctgttttagttcagatttttttttgtcagactaatatatatttttggtcaGACTTATATCTATTTTTGGTCAGACTGATATCTATTTTTGGTcagattgatatttatttttgacCAGACTAATTATCTTTGGTCCGACTAACATCTATCCTTATTTACCTGTTAAAATTGAATCTAGCTACATAAACAATTATCAGATATATTTACTTAAAGTCGGAAAACTGTGGATCTgtgtcgttttttcttttttcttttttttcttttttccttttgtttttgggGGATGAGAAACTGACTGAACCTCACCGCTGCATCCGCGTCCACCTCCAGCTCGCCGACGTAGGGGTACAGGTCTCTCGTCTGGATGTTCCTCAGGATCTCCTTGGCCTCCTCAAGAGCCTCGGATCCGGCGGGCTTCCGTAGGATGCGGTGTATGACGTCATCGGTGAGGTAAGTGTAGGCCGCCATGTCGGTGCACACTTCGCTCAGCTTGAGGCTGCGGAGGGAGGGTCAGGCTCGGGTTCAGGCGGCGAGGGACGCGCGGAGGAGTGGCTGAGTCTCTATTAATACgcctttctcttctatctatctatctgtctgtctgcttatctgtctatctatctatctgtctctatctatctgtcgatctctctctatatgtatgtaaatttcatTCCTTCCAAATTCCCACCAATCGTGAGACCACaaaccttcttccatctcctcctgtgTATTGTACAAAATCGTCAGCCTTCAGAAGAGCGTCCACCAGCCTGGAAATCGAGATTAAAATGTAGAATGCATGAAGCAAGTCCCAAGTCATGAACCAGTATCAAAGGAAGTAGTTGACCTTATCAATTGCAGGCGCAGACAAGCGACTGGATGTGATCTACAGAAGGCATTCGACCCCACTGATCCTATCATGCTAATCAAGAGCACGATCTCCCTGTGACTTCGACCCAGAAAGCTCAAACAAACATCAAAATCTTTGACGAACTTGATTAGAACTGTTCTCGGCATATCATCATATCTAATGGTTAAATAGCGATATTTAATAAATGTGGTTACCAAGACTCAAGCACTAGTACATAAACCAGGACAAGGCAGCACCTGCTTACGAAATTCCCTCGACCACATGCCTGGAAGTGACgcagggaaaaaaatgtaaataaatataaaagagtaatgataaagtaGCGGCTGCGAAAGAACCCTGATCATAAAAATCGATTCCCTGATTCGCGCCTCTGAGTGACTCTGTCGGCCTGAAATGATTCACCAACAGCAGAAACGGGGGAAAAAATAGTGTACCCCGAGAAGGTTTACTTCGCATGTGGACGATCCTCATGTGACCTTTTAGGGAATAAAACTACCCCTCCGtcatttacaaaaagaaaagaaaaaaaaatcagagagagcTTACATCTTTAAAGTTTGCTAGTAACTTTGTAACATCCACAAGACATCTACCTTTCTTCAGTCTGTCAAGGAAACACCAAACGTAATGTTCATGTTAAAATCCATGGCATTTTTTATGtcaacattgatttttttttattatcattgttaatgttaatgttatcattaacatcatcatcatcattgctattataattagcatcatttttattagttatcattatcaacacaattgttattatcctcgttatgatcattattaccgtaatcatcatcactatcataatccttatcatcagttttattattattattgttgttattattatcgttatcattatattcattattatcattatcattattatcattgttatcataatactcattatcaccatcattatcattatcattatcatcataattatcgttattgttttcatcattaccattactattattattgttattattattattattattattattattattattattatcataatactgatcgttattattgttattatttcattattattaatagtataatttccattgttatcactatcattattatcattatcgttatcatcattattacaattatcgttattattattattaatacatttattattatcatcattaccattattatcataactcttatcattatcatatcatcattatccttattgttatcgtcatcattatcatcattattgttatattcaccaTTTTTGACATAACTGCCATTCATATTACTAGTATAACCACTACTCTCATTGTCTCGCTGTGCTCGAGAACCATCCCAACTTTCGAAAGCTTGGTTCTAGCTCACATTCGGTCGATGATCTTGACGACGCGGTGCTGGTAGGCTTTCTTGTGCAGCATCATCCTGGCGTGGTTCATCTCGTACAGGTTCTCCGCCTCCGTTTCCTTGAAGACGATCTGCCACTCGCCCTCGACCTCGGCCGCCCTGGAGAAGTGAATCAGCCTCTCGTACTCGAAGGTCACCTGAGGGCAGAGGACGACTGTGACCCGACTTACATTCTCTCTGACCTTTCCCTGCGACCTTGTTTCACCCTGGTCCTGTCTCCACTGGGCTcagatcccttctctctctgctcgaGAGTTCAGAAAG
This genomic interval carries:
- the LOC125025907 gene encoding deoxynucleoside triphosphate triphosphohydrolase SAMHD1-like: MWTLIYLSHMGGSKIIKDAIHGYIEIPALCIRIIDTPQFQRLRFLKQLGTASLVYPAASHNRFEHCVGTCYLAGKMVNALRSRQEELEITETDVLCVQIAGLCHDLGHGAFSHVFETFMKESEKSFRHEEMSCKMFDHLLRENNIMQDFIRAGLGEKDVQFIKDLILGAKPSEEKNGRKAAKAFLFEIVNNRRTGADVDKWDYFLRDCHGLGINVTFEYERLIHFSRAAEVEGEWQIVFKETEAENLYEMNHARMMLHKKAYQHRVVKIIDRMLVDALLKADDFVQYTGGDGRSLKLSEVCTDMAAYTYLTDDVIHRILRKPAGSEALEEAKEILRNIQTRDLYPYVGELEVDADAAKEAMAELKDKFPDSACLERKVSFGSEAGNPLEKQHFYRRGNTNEYINLKAKQVSRMLPREFVDVKYYVITRGSCNVQEVREFLERKREATGRP